In Vibrio crassostreae, one DNA window encodes the following:
- the norW gene encoding NADH:flavorubredoxin reductase NorW yields the protein MSNIVIVGGGFAALQTIKMVRKIDQDIAITMITADAGVEYSKPNLSHAFSQAQTPETLAIHSAQQLAEQYNVVIKTKALVSEIDTKQQCVHVDGQIIHYSKLVLATGATPFIPPAEGLKRSATITLNSLEEFEKHKAQVDQAQRVTVIGGGLIGVELAFDLQTTGKSVTIIEPASYLLNNLVPPFVSLELEKELAKAGVTVETDSAICRATYLHDGVRLQTTASRLIRADIVIAAAGLRPNTALATQAGIEVNRGIVVDDTLKTSANNVYAIGDCAEIEGRVMAYLQPAILSANVLAKQLTMDKGESKVGEAKLSLPHMITKVKTPSYPIQLAGRDIHTAQSWETRFDPKGIVAKGFNEDNQLVGFIVTGEHIKAAFPLLKELQISSPS from the coding sequence ATGTCGAACATTGTGATTGTGGGCGGCGGTTTCGCTGCCCTTCAAACCATAAAGATGGTACGTAAAATTGACCAAGATATCGCGATTACTATGATCACGGCAGATGCTGGCGTTGAGTACAGTAAGCCAAATCTTTCGCACGCGTTCAGCCAAGCACAAACGCCAGAAACACTGGCAATACATAGCGCTCAACAGTTGGCTGAGCAATACAACGTCGTTATCAAAACCAAAGCGCTTGTAAGTGAAATCGATACCAAGCAGCAGTGTGTTCATGTTGATGGGCAAATCATCCACTATTCGAAGTTGGTATTAGCAACGGGAGCGACACCTTTCATACCACCAGCGGAAGGGCTTAAACGCAGCGCGACCATTACGTTAAATAGCTTGGAAGAGTTCGAAAAACACAAAGCGCAGGTTGATCAAGCACAGCGAGTCACTGTGATTGGAGGAGGCTTGATTGGGGTCGAGCTTGCATTCGATCTTCAAACTACGGGCAAAAGTGTCACGATAATCGAACCCGCAAGTTATCTATTGAATAACTTAGTGCCGCCTTTCGTTTCACTTGAGCTGGAAAAGGAGCTAGCAAAAGCAGGGGTTACCGTCGAAACCGACTCTGCGATTTGTCGAGCGACTTATCTTCATGATGGAGTCAGGCTACAAACTACCGCCTCTCGATTAATACGAGCAGATATCGTGATTGCCGCAGCAGGGTTAAGGCCAAATACAGCTTTAGCCACGCAAGCGGGAATTGAGGTCAACAGAGGTATTGTGGTCGATGACACCCTGAAAACCAGTGCCAACAATGTGTATGCGATTGGTGATTGCGCTGAAATTGAAGGTCGTGTGATGGCCTATTTACAGCCAGCAATCTTGTCGGCAAACGTGTTGGCGAAGCAGCTGACTATGGATAAAGGAGAGAGCAAAGTAGGCGAAGCAAAGCTCAGCTTGCCTCATATGATCACCAAGGTGAAAACACCGAGTTATCCTATTCAGCTTGCAGGGCGCGATATTCACACTGCTCAGAGCTGGGAAACTCGATTCGATCCTAAAGGTATAGTCGCCAAAGGCTTCAATGAAGATAACCAGTTGGTTGGGTTCATTGTCACAGGAGAGCACATCAAAGCCGCATTTCCTTTGCTAAAGGAGTTGCAAATAAGTTCACCATCATAA
- the norV gene encoding anaerobic nitric oxide reductase flavorubredoxin: MTIHVKSNVHWVGVHDWETEHFHGKEYHMNKGTSYNSYLIREEKTVLVDTVDHRFTEQFLANLEMEIDINEIDYIICQHAEEDHSGALSALLAKIPNTPVYCTEAGVNSIVGHHHQPDWNFRTVKTGDTLDVGNGKQLIFVEMKMLHWPDSMATYLTGDEILFSNDAFGQHYCDENLFNDQLDQVELHDQCLRYFSNILTPFAPLVKAKIEEVLSLGVPIDVIATSHGCIWRDNATQIVEQYYEWSKAYKEDRITIVYDTMSNNTRMMADAIAKGIRKGSPETAIKVFNISKHDKNDILANIFRSKGVLVGSSTMNNVMMPQIAALLEEIHGLRFAGKRAAAFGSSGWTGGAVKRIDARLREANFEVSAPQHIHWKPDTDALRQCIDYGMTLAEVWRAEADEVSTPKQVSRNVTPLEATPAPENTTSELKDTAEQKPEEAQDKPVHSADCTCWRCTVCEWVYDPQLGEPYQGVEPGTPWAQVPDDFLCPECHLGKEVFVEK, encoded by the coding sequence ATGACTATTCACGTTAAATCAAATGTTCACTGGGTCGGCGTCCACGATTGGGAAACCGAGCACTTCCACGGTAAGGAATACCACATGAACAAAGGTACGAGTTATAACTCGTACCTGATCCGTGAAGAGAAGACAGTGCTTGTCGATACTGTCGATCATCGCTTTACTGAGCAATTCCTTGCAAACCTAGAGATGGAAATCGATATCAATGAGATCGATTACATCATTTGCCAGCACGCTGAAGAAGACCACTCCGGAGCCCTTTCTGCACTATTAGCCAAAATTCCAAACACACCGGTTTACTGCACAGAAGCTGGTGTTAACTCGATTGTTGGCCATCACCATCAACCAGATTGGAACTTCAGAACCGTAAAAACCGGCGACACGCTCGATGTCGGTAACGGCAAGCAACTTATCTTTGTTGAGATGAAGATGTTGCACTGGCCAGACTCAATGGCGACCTACTTAACTGGCGATGAAATCCTGTTCAGTAATGATGCATTCGGCCAACACTACTGTGACGAAAACCTATTCAACGACCAGCTAGACCAAGTAGAGCTTCACGATCAATGTCTGCGTTATTTCTCTAACATCCTGACGCCATTTGCACCTCTAGTAAAAGCGAAGATAGAAGAAGTGTTGAGTTTAGGTGTGCCGATCGATGTGATTGCGACTTCTCACGGTTGTATTTGGCGCGACAATGCGACTCAAATCGTTGAGCAATATTACGAGTGGTCGAAAGCCTACAAAGAAGATCGTATCACGATTGTCTACGACACCATGTCCAACAACACTCGCATGATGGCTGACGCGATCGCCAAAGGTATCCGCAAAGGCAGCCCAGAAACAGCAATCAAGGTCTTCAACATCTCTAAGCACGACAAGAATGACATCCTTGCCAATATCTTCCGCTCGAAGGGTGTGCTTGTTGGGTCATCGACCATGAACAACGTGATGATGCCGCAAATCGCAGCGCTACTTGAAGAAATACACGGCCTGCGCTTTGCAGGAAAAAGAGCCGCAGCATTTGGTTCTTCAGGTTGGACTGGCGGCGCAGTAAAACGCATCGATGCTCGCTTACGTGAAGCCAACTTCGAAGTGAGCGCACCTCAGCATATTCACTGGAAACCGGATACCGACGCACTTCGCCAATGTATTGATTACGGCATGACATTGGCTGAGGTGTGGCGTGCAGAAGCCGATGAAGTGAGCACACCAAAACAAGTATCACGCAATGTAACACCGCTCGAAGCCACACCGGCACCGGAGAACACCACTTCCGAGCTCAAAGACACGGCAGAGCAGAAGCCAGAAGAAGCGCAAGATAAGCCTGTACATAGCGCAGACTGCACTTGCTGGCGCTGTACTGTGTGTGAATGGGTGTACGATCCACAACTGGGTGAACCCTACCAAGGCGTTGAACCAGGAACACCATGGGCACAAGTGCCGGATGATTTCCTTTGCCCAGAATGTCATCTAGGCAAAGAAGTGTTTGTGGAGAAGTAA
- a CDS encoding NAD(P)H-dependent oxidoreductase encodes MTHPIISDLNTRYTAKKYDAEKRISAEDMEVIKEALRLSASSINSQPWKFIIIESDAAKQRFHNTFENMFQFNQPHAKEASHTILFAHDPKYTKEKFAKRADTEVSSGHLPAEMYEQFLGAYAFAEMNTDETGFNGNWTKSQVYIALGNTLHTLARLGIASTPMEGVDAAMISEEFADELEGHVVDVALAIGYHKDGEDYNHGKPKARLALDEVVTTL; translated from the coding sequence ATGACTCATCCAATCATTTCAGATCTAAACACTCGCTACACAGCTAAAAAATACGATGCAGAAAAGCGCATCTCTGCGGAAGACATGGAAGTAATCAAAGAAGCACTTCGTTTGTCAGCTTCTTCTATCAACTCTCAGCCTTGGAAATTCATCATCATTGAGAGTGACGCAGCAAAACAACGCTTCCACAATACTTTCGAAAACATGTTCCAGTTTAACCAACCACATGCGAAAGAAGCGTCACACACGATCCTGTTTGCTCACGATCCTAAATACACTAAAGAGAAATTCGCGAAGCGTGCAGATACAGAAGTAAGCTCTGGTCACCTACCAGCTGAAATGTACGAGCAATTCTTAGGTGCTTACGCATTTGCAGAAATGAACACAGACGAAACAGGTTTCAACGGTAACTGGACTAAGTCTCAAGTTTACATCGCACTAGGTAACACACTGCACACACTTGCTCGCCTAGGTATCGCTTCAACACCTATGGAAGGTGTAGACGCTGCTATGATCAGCGAAGAATTTGCTGACGAACTAGAAGGCCACGTTGTTGATGTAGCGCTAGCTATCGGCTACCACAAAGACGGCGAAGACTACAACCACGGTAAACCAAAAGCGCGTCTAGCTCTTGATGAAGTCGTTACCACGCTATAA
- a CDS encoding PTS mannitol transporter subunit IICBA, translating to MLSPEAKIKVQNFGRFLSNMVMPNIGAFIAWGFITALFIPTGWWPNETLASMVGPMITYLLPLLIGYTGGKMVGGDRGAVVGAITTMGVIVGTDIPMFMGAMIVGPLGGIAIKKFDEAVHGKVKSGFEMLVNNFSAGIIGMICAIIAFIVIGPAVKVLSSGLAAGVNVMVEAGALPLASIFVEPAKILFLNNAINHGIFSPLGIQQSEEIGRSIFFLIEANPGPGFGLLLAYMVFGKGSAKQSAAGASIIHFLGGIHEIYFPYVLMNPRLILAVIAGGMAGVFTNVVFDSGLISPASPGSIFAVLLMTPKGSYIGVILSVIAATAVSFIVASILLKTSAQGDDEDSLEKASAQMKDMKASSKGAAAETNVNLADVKAVYVACDAGMGSSAMGAGLLRKKVAAAGLDIEVTNYAINNLPADSQIVITHKDLTDRARKTVPGAMHMSLNNFLDGGVYDQLVAELTDAQSGEAKVEAPAPAAAPAQEGNKLALTDDSIFLGLKATQKEDAIKFAGDQLVKLGNVSPEYVAGMFAREELVSTYLGESIAVPHGTIEAKQYVQKTGIVFCQYPEGIQWGEDEDDIAKMVIGIAAQGDEHNMVLMAITNSLDDEEAVECLQNTTNPADVLRILNGN from the coding sequence ATGTTATCACCAGAAGCTAAGATCAAGGTTCAAAACTTTGGTCGTTTCTTATCTAATATGGTAATGCCAAACATCGGCGCATTCATTGCGTGGGGTTTCATTACTGCACTATTCATCCCAACAGGTTGGTGGCCTAACGAAACGTTAGCATCAATGGTTGGTCCTATGATTACATACCTTCTACCACTATTGATCGGTTACACCGGTGGTAAAATGGTTGGTGGTGACCGCGGTGCGGTAGTCGGCGCTATCACAACAATGGGTGTTATCGTTGGTACTGATATCCCAATGTTCATGGGTGCAATGATTGTAGGTCCACTAGGTGGTATCGCAATTAAGAAATTCGATGAAGCTGTTCACGGTAAAGTGAAGAGTGGTTTCGAAATGCTAGTGAACAACTTCTCTGCTGGTATCATCGGTATGATCTGCGCAATCATCGCGTTCATCGTGATTGGTCCTGCAGTTAAAGTTCTGTCTTCTGGTTTAGCGGCTGGCGTTAACGTGATGGTTGAAGCAGGTGCACTACCTCTTGCATCTATCTTTGTTGAACCTGCGAAAATCTTATTCCTAAACAACGCAATCAACCACGGTATCTTCTCTCCACTAGGTATCCAGCAATCTGAAGAAATTGGTCGTTCAATCTTCTTCCTAATCGAAGCGAACCCAGGTCCTGGTTTTGGTCTTCTACTTGCTTACATGGTGTTTGGTAAAGGTAGCGCGAAGCAATCTGCTGCTGGTGCTTCTATCATCCACTTCCTAGGTGGTATCCACGAAATTTACTTCCCTTACGTTCTAATGAACCCACGTCTAATCCTTGCTGTAATCGCAGGTGGTATGGCGGGTGTATTCACTAACGTAGTGTTCGATTCTGGCCTTATCTCTCCAGCATCTCCAGGTTCTATCTTCGCAGTATTGTTGATGACACCTAAAGGCTCTTACATCGGTGTGATTCTTTCTGTTATTGCTGCAACGGCTGTGTCTTTCATCGTAGCTTCAATTCTACTTAAGACTTCAGCTCAAGGTGACGACGAAGATTCACTAGAAAAAGCCTCTGCTCAAATGAAAGACATGAAAGCGTCTTCTAAAGGTGCAGCAGCAGAAACAAACGTAAACCTAGCGGATGTTAAAGCTGTCTATGTAGCTTGTGATGCAGGTATGGGTTCGAGTGCAATGGGTGCTGGTCTACTTCGCAAAAAGGTAGCAGCAGCAGGCCTAGACATCGAGGTAACCAACTACGCAATCAACAACCTACCTGCTGATTCGCAAATCGTTATTACGCATAAAGACTTAACAGACCGTGCACGTAAAACCGTACCAGGTGCAATGCATATGTCTCTGAACAACTTCCTAGACGGTGGCGTATACGACCAGCTAGTCGCTGAGCTTACCGACGCTCAAAGTGGTGAAGCGAAAGTAGAAGCTCCGGCTCCTGCAGCCGCTCCAGCACAAGAAGGCAACAAGCTTGCACTAACAGACGACAGCATCTTCCTTGGCCTAAAAGCGACTCAAAAAGAAGACGCAATCAAGTTCGCTGGCGACCAACTGGTAAAACTTGGCAACGTATCGCCTGAATACGTAGCTGGCATGTTTGCTCGTGAAGAGCTTGTGTCTACCTACCTAGGTGAGTCTATCGCAGTACCACACGGCACAATCGAAGCGAAACAATACGTACAAAAAACCGGCATCGTTTTCTGTCAGTACCCTGAAGGTATTCAGTGGGGCGAAGATGAAGATGATATCGCTAAGATGGTTATCGGTATTGCCGCACAAGGCGATGAGCACAACATGGTGCTGATGGCTATTACCAATTCACTGGATGATGAAGAAGCTGTGGAATGCCTACAGAACACAACAAACCCTGCTGATGTTCTACGTATTCTCAACGGAAACTAA
- a CDS encoding mannitol-1-phosphate 5-dehydrogenase, whose product MKALHFGAGNIGRGFIGKLLSDAGMKVTFADVNETVVNALIERQEYPVKIVGEECVVEVVKNVTAVNSATSAVVDCIAESDIVTTAVGPTVLKIISKSIAQGIEKRAAANNTAPMNIIAAENMVRGTSQLKAAVLEHLSDDMKAFTEQHIGFVDSAVDRIVPPAEAGETDPLAVTVETFSEWIVDQTQFKGEIPNIPGMECTDNLMAFVERKLFTLNTGHLVTAYLGVLAGHETIKDAIEDQSIYSEVTATMEESGAVLIKRYGFDPEAHAAYIQKILGRFANPFLRDEVDRVGRQPIRKLSPQDRLVKPLNGTLEYGLPNAHLVKAIAAAFHYKNEDDPQAVELQAMFAEKGFAETLAHYSELNSDSEVVKLAEQAYLALK is encoded by the coding sequence ATGAAAGCGTTACATTTTGGTGCAGGTAATATCGGTCGTGGTTTCATTGGTAAGCTTCTTTCTGACGCTGGTATGAAGGTTACGTTTGCTGACGTAAATGAAACGGTTGTAAATGCGTTAATTGAACGCCAAGAATACCCAGTTAAGATTGTTGGCGAAGAGTGTGTTGTTGAAGTTGTTAAGAACGTAACGGCAGTAAACTCAGCAACAAGCGCAGTGGTAGATTGCATTGCTGAGTCTGACATTGTGACAACAGCAGTAGGTCCTACTGTTCTTAAAATTATCTCTAAGTCTATCGCTCAAGGCATTGAAAAGCGTGCAGCAGCAAACAACACTGCACCAATGAACATCATCGCGGCAGAGAACATGGTTCGCGGTACTAGCCAATTAAAAGCAGCAGTTCTAGAGCACCTTTCTGATGACATGAAAGCCTTCACTGAACAGCACATTGGTTTTGTTGATTCAGCGGTTGACCGTATCGTTCCACCGGCAGAAGCTGGCGAAACAGACCCACTAGCAGTAACGGTTGAAACGTTCAGTGAGTGGATCGTAGACCAAACACAATTTAAAGGTGAGATTCCAAACATCCCAGGTATGGAATGCACAGATAACCTAATGGCTTTCGTTGAGCGTAAACTGTTCACGCTAAACACAGGTCACTTGGTAACGGCATACCTTGGTGTGCTTGCGGGTCACGAGACAATTAAAGATGCTATTGAAGACCAATCGATCTACTCTGAAGTAACAGCAACGATGGAAGAGAGTGGTGCAGTTCTGATCAAGCGTTACGGCTTCGATCCTGAAGCGCACGCGGCATACATCCAGAAAATTCTTGGTCGTTTTGCGAACCCGTTCCTACGTGATGAAGTGGATCGTGTTGGCCGTCAGCCTATTCGTAAGCTGAGCCCACAAGATCGTCTAGTCAAGCCATTGAACGGTACGCTAGAATACGGTCTTCCTAATGCACACCTAGTAAAAGCGATCGCAGCTGCGTTCCATTACAAGAATGAAGATGACCCACAAGCGGTTGAACTTCAGGCAATGTTCGCAGAAAAAGGTTTTGCTGAGACATTAGCGCATTATTCTGAGCTGAATAGTGACTCAGAAGTTGTTAAACTAGCGGAACAAGCTTATCTAGCATTGAAATGA
- a CDS encoding MltR family transcriptional regulator: MPIHPSHETELLEALSEAESAGACLMAAYDALDDTVDAVLKNIFKKDDTAIKFVVEPLLNSGGPLGEIMIRAKLLLGLGVISKELYDDLEVFVTLKEWAKIQGDDTSFTEVDIIFELNKVHAIQRIMPIEYDVEMVETMSGPMLEMFLGRHNQKVKSTIVLAITDIITTLCRDNALSS, encoded by the coding sequence ATGCCAATACATCCTAGCCATGAAACTGAATTACTCGAAGCCCTATCAGAAGCTGAGAGTGCTGGCGCCTGCCTAATGGCGGCTTACGATGCATTGGATGACACGGTAGATGCCGTATTAAAGAATATCTTTAAGAAAGATGACACTGCAATTAAGTTCGTTGTAGAACCTCTTCTTAACAGCGGTGGCCCGTTAGGCGAGATTATGATTCGCGCTAAGCTACTATTAGGGCTTGGTGTCATCAGTAAAGAGCTTTATGACGATTTAGAGGTTTTCGTTACCTTGAAAGAGTGGGCGAAAATACAGGGTGACGACACCAGTTTCACAGAAGTCGACATTATATTTGAGCTTAATAAGGTACACGCGATTCAGCGTATTATGCCAATCGAATATGATGTGGAGATGGTGGAGACCATGTCTGGTCCAATGCTTGAAATGTTTTTGGGGCGACATAATCAAAAAGTGAAGTCGACGATCGTTTTAGCTATCACTGACATTATCACTACCTTGTGCCGAGATAACGCGCTGAGTTCTTAG
- the nagB gene encoding glucosamine-6-phosphate deaminase, translated as MRLIPLSNKAKVGKWAARHIADSINKFAPTAERPFVLGLPTGSTPLTTYAELIELYKAGEVSFKHVVTFNMDEYVGIDPNHPESYRTFMHENFFNHVDIQAENINLLDGQAEDIDAHCAAYEEKIRSYGKINLFMGGVGIDGHIAFNEPGSSLSSRTRIKTLTEDTRIANSRFFDGDINQVPKYALTIGVATLLDSEEVMILSLGHNKAQALQMAIEGSVNHMWTVTALQMHRKAIIVADEPAQQELKVKTLRYFQELEAENIQDL; from the coding sequence ATGAGACTTATTCCATTAAGCAACAAAGCAAAAGTAGGTAAATGGGCTGCTCGTCATATCGCAGATTCGATCAACAAATTCGCTCCAACTGCTGAGCGTCCATTTGTACTAGGTCTTCCTACTGGTAGCACACCTCTAACTACTTATGCTGAGCTAATTGAACTTTACAAAGCTGGCGAAGTTAGCTTCAAGCACGTTGTAACATTCAACATGGATGAGTACGTTGGTATCGACCCTAACCACCCAGAGTCTTACCGCACATTCATGCACGAGAACTTCTTCAACCACGTTGATATCCAAGCAGAAAACATCAACCTGCTAGACGGTCAAGCTGAAGACATCGATGCTCACTGTGCAGCATACGAAGAGAAAATCCGTTCATACGGCAAAATCAACCTGTTCATGGGCGGCGTAGGCATCGACGGTCACATCGCATTCAACGAACCAGGTTCTTCTCTATCTTCACGCACTCGTATCAAAACGTTAACTGAAGACACTCGTATCGCGAACTCTCGTTTCTTCGATGGCGACATCAACCAAGTTCCTAAATACGCACTAACTATCGGTGTTGCTACTCTTCTAGATTCAGAAGAAGTAATGATCCTTTCTCTAGGCCACAACAAAGCTCAAGCACTTCAAATGGCTATCGAAGGTTCTGTAAACCACATGTGGACTGTTACAGCTCTACAGATGCACCGTAAAGCTATCATCGTTGCTGATGAGCCTGCTCAACAAGAGCTAAAAGTTAAGACTCTACGCTACTTCCAAGAGCTAGAAGCTGAAAACATCCAAGACCTATAA
- a CDS encoding DUF413 domain-containing protein: MSETEFRHGKKRFYDTIKFPRGFAKSGDFTLSEEEILTLFGDTMLALETGELAPINAEEKHFIKVLSHPHKAKSKLERVWLKYIQLARGRRRFHTLNGCKRGEVPREEYESELVLED; this comes from the coding sequence ATGTCTGAGACCGAATTCCGTCACGGAAAAAAACGTTTTTATGACACCATTAAATTCCCACGAGGGTTCGCTAAGTCGGGTGATTTTACTCTGTCAGAAGAGGAAATCCTAACCTTGTTTGGTGACACTATGCTTGCACTTGAAACTGGTGAACTAGCACCAATCAATGCAGAAGAAAAACACTTCATTAAAGTGTTGTCTCACCCTCATAAGGCAAAGTCCAAGTTAGAGCGTGTTTGGTTGAAGTACATTCAACTAGCTCGTGGACGCCGTCGCTTTCATACCCTAAACGGCTGCAAACGCGGCGAAGTGCCTAGGGAAGAATACGAAAGTGAGTTAGTGTTAGAAGATTAG
- a CDS encoding LysR family transcriptional regulator produces the protein MDVKVFRTFLEVARVRHFGRAAENLYLTQAAVSARIKQLEGYFDTQLFIRDRNNIKLTSSGERLIGYAEVMVSTLQQAKFELSLESGKALQLTLGGTPNIWDAYLQNCLSVVTDSFGGYGFMAEVMGREQLNRNLLERTLDMAFAFDQIKAEELNCKKVADLVLVLVSTQQDDLESVFQHKYVYVDWGTRFGSEHAERHPKVPAPYLRTSTARIALDFILEKGGSAYLPVSLVEPFIDSGQLHKVKGVEDWYRPIYLSYRKSSTSVDAIMQVEKLVNEIDPSTAYTLQQAAEQAPE, from the coding sequence ATGGATGTGAAAGTATTTAGAACCTTTCTTGAGGTTGCAAGGGTGCGCCATTTTGGGCGTGCAGCTGAAAACTTGTATTTAACGCAAGCGGCGGTGAGTGCGCGAATCAAGCAGCTTGAAGGCTATTTTGATACTCAACTCTTCATTCGTGACCGCAATAACATCAAACTCACATCTTCCGGTGAACGTTTGATTGGTTATGCTGAAGTGATGGTTTCCACCTTACAACAAGCGAAATTTGAGCTGTCGTTAGAGAGTGGTAAAGCCTTGCAGTTAACGCTGGGCGGCACGCCGAATATTTGGGATGCGTATCTGCAAAACTGTTTAAGTGTTGTGACCGACTCTTTTGGTGGTTATGGCTTTATGGCAGAGGTGATGGGGCGCGAGCAACTGAACCGTAATTTGTTAGAACGAACCTTAGATATGGCTTTCGCGTTCGATCAGATCAAAGCGGAAGAGCTGAACTGTAAAAAAGTCGCTGATTTGGTTTTGGTGTTGGTATCAACGCAGCAAGATGACCTGGAATCTGTATTCCAACATAAGTATGTGTATGTGGATTGGGGAACGCGTTTTGGTTCTGAACACGCAGAACGTCACCCTAAAGTGCCAGCGCCGTATCTTCGTACCTCTACGGCTCGTATCGCCCTTGATTTCATTTTAGAGAAAGGTGGTAGTGCATATCTTCCGGTATCTCTAGTTGAACCTTTTATCGATTCGGGTCAGCTGCACAAGGTGAAAGGGGTGGAAGACTGGTATCGCCCAATTTATCTGAGTTACCGCAAGAGCAGCACCTCGGTGGATGCGATCATGCAGGTTGAGAAATTGGTTAATGAGATTGACCCATCGACCGCTTACACGCTGCAACAAGCCGCTGAACAAGCTCCTGAGTAA
- a CDS encoding AlkA N-terminal domain-containing protein, producing MSKNINHNSTLTNEQCHLARYARDARFDGMFFTAVKTTGIFCRPICPATPPKEENVEYFSHQAQALKAGYRPCLRCRPDSAPFSPAWKGVETTFLRAMQLIDNGALNSGSIVDLATRLGISDRYLRTLFDNYIGVSPKQYSLYSQLMFAKQLLHTSSMSITDVGFASGFNSTRRFNDAFQKELQLSPSQIRRAKLSDSVSNHIQLGFHGPLDWKHLLAFYRRRMIEGLEEVGEDYYQRTVNVNGSKGWFQATLAKDNRLDIEFELDDISHLRSLIANIRRMFDLDVDIAKVEAFFETIDPNLVAKSGIRIPGVWNPWEAGVRAILGQQVSVIAAIGQLNLLVKELSDASEKAYFPTPKQIAEADVSFLRMPGSRKETLKRFAEYMVDNEAEHPSKWIELKGIGPWTIQYALLRGLSEPNHLLVGDLVVKKFIEHRPAINTQSVSPWGSYATFHCWNQS from the coding sequence ATGTCGAAAAATATCAATCACAACAGCACCTTAACGAACGAGCAGTGTCATCTGGCTCGATATGCGCGAGATGCTCGCTTTGATGGAATGTTTTTCACAGCGGTGAAAACGACAGGGATATTTTGTCGCCCGATTTGCCCAGCAACGCCACCTAAAGAGGAAAACGTCGAATACTTTTCCCATCAAGCTCAGGCGCTAAAGGCTGGGTATCGCCCTTGTTTACGTTGTCGACCAGACAGCGCACCTTTTTCTCCAGCTTGGAAGGGCGTCGAAACCACTTTCTTACGTGCGATGCAGTTGATTGATAATGGCGCGCTGAATTCAGGATCTATCGTCGATCTTGCGACCCGTTTAGGCATTTCCGATCGTTACTTACGAACCTTATTCGACAATTACATCGGTGTGTCACCCAAGCAATATAGCCTTTATAGCCAGTTGATGTTTGCTAAGCAGTTGCTGCATACCAGTAGCATGAGCATTACCGATGTAGGTTTTGCGAGTGGCTTTAATAGCACACGTCGTTTCAATGATGCCTTTCAAAAAGAACTGCAGCTTTCGCCAAGTCAAATTCGGCGGGCAAAGCTAAGTGATAGTGTGAGTAATCATATTCAGCTTGGTTTTCACGGTCCTTTGGATTGGAAGCACCTGTTAGCTTTCTATCGACGAAGAATGATTGAAGGCTTAGAAGAGGTAGGTGAGGACTATTACCAGCGAACGGTAAATGTGAACGGGTCGAAGGGCTGGTTCCAGGCGACTCTGGCTAAAGATAACCGCTTGGATATTGAATTTGAGTTGGACGATATAAGCCATTTAAGAAGCTTGATTGCGAATATTCGACGTATGTTCGATCTTGATGTCGATATTGCAAAGGTCGAGGCCTTCTTTGAGACTATCGATCCTAACTTGGTGGCCAAGAGTGGTATCCGTATCCCTGGCGTATGGAATCCTTGGGAAGCAGGAGTGAGAGCGATCCTCGGGCAGCAAGTCTCGGTAATCGCAGCGATTGGCCAGCTCAACTTATTGGTTAAAGAGCTTTCTGATGCATCCGAGAAAGCGTATTTCCCAACGCCAAAGCAGATAGCGGAGGCTGATGTTAGCTTCTTGAGAATGCCGGGAAGCCGCAAAGAGACCCTAAAGCGTTTTGCCGAATACATGGTCGACAATGAAGCTGAGCATCCTTCCAAATGGATTGAGCTAAAAGGCATTGGACCTTGGACGATTCAATATGCACTGCTTCGTGGGTTAAGCGAACCTAATCATCTGTTGGTTGGTGACTTGGTGGTGAAGAAGTTTATTGAGCATCGCCCTGCTATTAATACACAAAGCGTGTCGCCGTGGGGCAGTTACGCCACATTCCATTGTTGGAATCAATCTTAA